From the Cucumis sativus cultivar 9930 chromosome 5, Cucumber_9930_V3, whole genome shotgun sequence genome, the window AAATGTATTACAAACaatttagttaataaattttgatttgtacCATTTTAATCgttgtatttatatatttaagtaGTAATTGATTTGATCCCTATTCAATTAATAGGCGTCAAGAGTGATGATCCAGTCCTGATGCATAAGTGAAAGTGTCGGACATTGTCGGGTTGCAACTCCCGTCGACTATGTGCGTTagaagttgatttttttacattttttttttaccaattattatttttattgtttttgttgtgaCATGTGCCATGTGgtacattttttagtttcgatttgatttaaaattcaataaaattttcaaacaaaacttttacaaaattaataactacATTGAAATGCCAGAGttcaatttacaaaattagaaCATTAGGTGTTGGTTGATGCATCACTTAAGTGAGACGTTGAGGTAAAACCGTTGGTTGATGTGTCACTAATTAAATGAGGCGATATGGTAGGACCATCATTGATGTATTACTTAAGTGAGGCATTGAGATGAGCTAATGATCCTTAGGACGTTGCATattgaaaaaactttaatgCTTTGCTTAATTGAGACGTTGCAGTCAACTATCATTTATTAAGGAAATATGCATTAAACTTATATAACTCTTGAGCTCAATATCTATATAAATGTCTCCCCACTTCTCGTTCCCGAgacattgaaaaaattatcttttacaaGTTCTCTCAAtcttctctctattttttttgtttttcgaGCAAAATAAAAGAGTGTTGGTATTCCAATCGATTCTGGCTGTATAGTTTTGATTGAGTTTTGACTTTTCATCTTGCAGTGTCGTGGCATCATGTGAATTGTTTGTACTCCGAATAGAGTCGTGAAATGTCATAAAGAAATCATGATCATGATCTTTGACTCAATCTTTCCCTTCACTAGTTTCTATTTTGCATGTTTTGAATGCATTTCATAGTCGACAAACCAAACGACGAGGTCTAGATGTTAAGTCCAGGTGACTACTTTACTAGACATTCATATTAATTAGTAGACGTCCGAATCACAAATAGTTCAAATTCCAATTTAGGCATCGTATGCATTCGAATTTAGAAGCCTAACTCTCTGTTTCTAACGAATTATCATTGTCCAATTCCAACGCACGTTGTTGTTGTCCAGATTTGTTGCGTCGGTCTTTTTGCATTATTTCGTACAATTAGTTCCaacaaaaactattaaaaatgttcttctttataaaagcatgcaacaactttaatatatatgtttcttaaagtttaaaaaagaaatgaaggatATGAGTCgaattttcaaactttgtagaaaaataattgatgtttttatcaatttaattatgtttacaTTTAGGTGGTCTCCAATAATATTTACTTTATGATACACAATAACCTTCACTTTCCAAGtctacatttgaaaatatatagaagaCATCAATTGTCAATCCATTTCTCCCCatttaatagttaaaaaaatacaaaacaatttaaatatatttaattggattttatattataaatttttggataattgtcataaataaacaaaagcagtaatttttttttgttggtttggtaggaagtgtaaatagtttgtttattttttaatctttcaattcttatatgttgttaagttttaaataattaattatattattaattacttgCACCTTAATAATATAACGCAAATAAGAACTTAATTCAATTGACATACTTAAGGATAAAGAAGtctcaaatacaaatactCCTGTATAGGAATTGTACTAAAATTGACATGGaccctattatcataatttttatgttatttttgcaaatgtcccttatttttttattgggtGAAATCCACCGTTTCATTTATTATCCTTTTAATACAgatactttattttttcttatagaaCTTTTATAGTGTTAAACGTCATTCTTTAGTTCAACAATAATGCATGACGTTGGAAAATGTgattgtatttataatttttttaaaacgtaatttttagttcaacacGTGTCGGTGAGAGTGATTAAAACCTCTAACCTAGTAGTGAAAGATATACGAACCTTTACGCAAATTCAATATCATAATTGGGTGGTTTATAAGTTGAAGTAGGTTTTATGGAGGGTTGAATAACACAAAAATAAccttaaaagaaatagtaTAATGACAATAAATTTGGCCTCATCCCCTCATAAAAagctcattttcatttttccttccataTTTGAGGCAACCAGGCATGCGAGGCACGTGCCATCTCCTACTTGTATCAAACTCTCATGTTTTCCCATATTAGGAATCCTTCAATGTAAcaacatttataatatatagtttcaaataataaatcaagAGATACTTTTGTTCCCATCATTCTTCACGTACCTAAACTCGCCTTCATGCCATCCATCTAATGGCCATTGTCCCTCTACAACCAATGTTCACTCTCCACCTCAGTGAAAGACACAACATTACTGTGTTCCGAATACACCAGATTGGTCATCTCTAAGTGAAGTGGATCCTATTAAATTGCTCCACGTGTAAACTAAATTAGAAGCCAGATCGTAGGGCTGTGATTCAATACATTACCATATAGAGAGCCTTCAAAAATGGTATATATTATCAACGGCCCGATTTCCCATATTAGTTTTACCAGAACCATACGTAAGCGTTTGTGAAATGAAACTGAACCATTCGATCCTCTGTACATGTGTACGGTTGGATTACGAGATCGTAAACAGAAATCGTAAAACCGCGTTGTAGAGGATCTTTGgctatagtaaaaaaataccAAAGCTCAGTTTCTGTCGCTATCCAGTAGTCCCTCCCAAgtccctttctctttcttctcataTCACCACCGAGAGAAACATCGCTTGTTCCAAACCCACCGGCAAATTTCTCCGGCGAAGGTCAGTTCATTGACAATCtctcttactttttttaatttctaaggtttcctctctctcattgttcctttctttgattttgattcgtattcaatttcttgtgcatttttttttttttaatttgtgtgCTCGTGTGTTTCTGTCTGTTTGTTTTCGGAATTTAGTTTGATCGTGATTACCTCTGATCGGGATTCGATTTCTGCATACGCtatgagttttgatttttggttGTTTCTGTGCAGATTGATTTTGGAAATCTTCTTTCAGGTTTGCGATTTCGGTGGttctttcttatgtttttcatcGTTAACTTGAGTAGTGTTGTCGTCTATAACTGACACTGGCCGTGGAGTTGGGGTCCAGTGTGTGTGAGGTGTGGAAGAAGTTGAACTTATTGTGCGGAGGTACAGTTTCAGAGCTTGGAGAAGtgactttgaaattttggggTTTTTGCTTTGGGGTTGTCACCGGAAAGAATGGTAAGTTTGAATTGggaattttgttattctttcatttctgcATGTTGCTTTATGCAAACTTAATTCTTTTGGAAGTCTAATTTTCAGTTTCATAGGGGTTTGCTGGTACTGATTTATTactaacattttctttttctcaaaatgtGAGGCTGTGAgcatccaatttttttatttactggacattagttattttattagagattttttttttttttttttatctctagCTCAAGTGACTTATTGCACATTTACACTTgatgatttttcaattttaaaatgttgcccACTTAAGGGAGTACTTACTAGCTTCTACTTAGCTGCTAGGTTAATAGTATGTAAACACATGTTTCCACTCGGAGTTATTCTTCAGTTTTCACTAAACAATTTACCTGTCTCAAGGTTTTATCTTTTATGGAGATAGATTTACGAGTTTCCATGACTGCTCAAAACCATGATGGTATTATCATGATTCATAACATATTTCATATGCTTTCTTaagtttttgttctttgacTCTGAAGCTCGCTCAATGTATAGATGTGTATGACTGTTACTTAAATTGGTAGGGTATTCTAGGAGGTTACAGTTTTCATATTCAAAGTTGAATCTCTAATAGCTGAGAATGTTGGAGGTTTCTGTTTCTGGTTTGATCTTTGATCTAGTTAAAGCTTTTAGCTGGGTCATCCAATCCTTCATAACTTTTGCAGCAGTTGAACATGAATTAacaaaaaagtacaaaaaattcaggaagtatttaaataatttatggaTCTAACTCCCCTGCATTGAATTGATTGTATTAaattcctcttttctttccttttaatctGTGCTTGCTTACTTGGAGCTCCTTTGTGTAGGAcagtttccctttcttttctttgtaggcttggttttttgtatgcccatgcttgtattctttcattttttctcaatgaagtTGTTGCttttatcaaaaaagaaatctgTGCTTTCTTATGCTCGAAATCATTTTTGCTTCCAGTTCaagtatttcttttgttttttttaaattcaaatgttgGTCCATTTACCTCAATAGATGACCAGAATTCCTCACCTATTCACCCTGTGTCAATCATTGagtatgagtttttttttttatgaaaacgATAACTTTccttgagaaaaaaatgaaaaaatacaagggcatacaaaaaaacCAGCCCACCAAAACACCCTAAAATCAGTATGTTATCTTCTCTGAAGGTAGAGTTCAAAAGTATTTAGATGATGATATTAGTTAAAAGAATCTTGACAGGGATGTCAATGAAGTAGTTCGATATGCAAGGGACACTAAACAGATATAGAGTGGGATGCTTTAGTTGGGGTGCATCTGGAAATTAAACATATGTCAATCAAGTAGTTTTAGTTGGGGTGCTTTTGTGGgcttttttttgtatgccttatattctttcatcttttcttaGTGTAAGTTGTTGctcttaaaaaaagaaaaacatatatagaGTGGTAGGAAAAAGAGgacaaagagagagaatagGAGGTTTGACTTTTTGCCAAAATATAGTTTGAGGTTTATTTGTGAACGTGATAAAGTAATTGTAATTCTAAAGGCGAGACAGTTAAGTTGCAAGAGCTATATACTTGTCAAATTTGTTTCATGCCTACAATCTAAATTGTCACACACAAATGACGTTTCACACTAGGTTAAGGCCTGACTTGCTAAAAGGATCTTCATTTGATTACTTGTTCAAGTGTTGAAGCATTATGTGTAAAATGTTTGAACTAGACAAGACTTTAAACTTGTGCAAAATCACGTTGGATTTTGTAACCAAACCTGATAAGCTTGTAGAGTacctttaaatttatatttgattattacttttaaaccCTGGTACTTAGGCTGCCTCCCATTGTTATTTTGAACATGTATCTCTCTgtttcatataaaaatatactaGTAGATTTTAGCTAGTACTTTATTCAGATATCTAATCCAGagtttttatttggttctGATCAAATCGACTTTATATAATCATCAAATAGCTTGTTTTCATTGTTCATTTCTCTATATTCTGGAATATAGTCTAACAGATATATGGAGGTTTAAAGCCtttctttaaaacattttccCATTATCTGCTTCTTTCTGTAACGGTAAGAGGTTGATGCCTAAGTTAACAACTGCTCCTcccctccccccccccccccccacacacacacacaccccccccacaaaaaaaaaaaaaaaaatacaaatcaatAGTTACTATCCTAGTAGCTTATGGAAATTAATGTGCCATGCTAACTTTAACTTCTTTCTAGTATTTGCCTTTTCCCTTATTGTTTTGAATGCAAAGTGGACTCGTATATTCTAATACTGGATTCTAACCATATTATTTCTTGCTGAAGTTTTATCTTTTGCACATCTGTTTTTAAATTCTCATTGGGTTGTTTTGGGGTAAGTTTTTGTACTTTGAAGCACATATTTTCTGATATATAGCAAGGCCTAAtaagtatttgttttttctttctctttggCAGTCTTTCCAGCATAAAAGCTTTTGGATACCTAGGGATGCTGGATGTTTAACTGATGGAGAGATGAACTATGACAGCTCCTCCAGAATTGAAACCAAACGTGGCCATCAATGGTTCATGGATGGCAGTGCACCAGAGCTATTCAGTAGCAAGAAGCAAGCAATTGAAGCTGTAAATTCTAGACCTGTTCCTGGAGTTCCACACATGAATGTTTCTCCCTGGGAAAACTCAAGTTTTCAGTCAGTCCCTGGACACTTCACTGATCGTCTTTTTGGCTCAGAGCCAATACGAACTGTTAACTTGGTTGATAGAGGCATCTCTGTGGGAAATGCAAATATGGACATGGGAAGAAAGGAGTTTGAGAATCATTTTACAAACAACCCATCTGTTGGCTTGTCCATGTCTCAATCCATTGAGGATCCCTCATCATGCCTCAATTTTGGGGGAATTAGAAAAGTTAAAGTCAATCAAGTGAGGGATCCTGACGTTGGCATGCCTGCTTCTTTGGGGCATGCCTATACTAGGGGTGATAATTGTACAATTTCGATGGGTACAGGATTTAATAAAAACCATGAGAACACCATATCATTGGGCCAAACTTATAATAGTAGAGATGAGAATGCCATTTCGGTTGGCCCTGCATATCACAAGACAGatgacaattttatttcaatggGTCATGCTTTCAGCAAGGGTGATGGGAGTTTTATTACAATTGGTCATAACTATAGCAAGGGAGACAATAGCATCTTATCGATGAATCAGCCTTTTGACAAGGGGGATGACTCTTTTATTTCAATGGGTCAATCTTATGAGAAGGCTGAAGGAAATATCATCTCTTTTGCCTCCTACAATAAAGGgcaagaaaattttatatcaatggGGCCAGCCTATAGTAAGGCGGGTGATACTTTCATTTCAATGGCTTCATCTTTTAATAAGGGGAATGATGACAACTTATCCATGGCTCCCACCTATGACAAGGTGAACTCTGACATTGTACATGTTGGTCCTAAATTTGACAAAGCAGATTCTGGTGCTGTGTCAATGGCTCACAACTATCATAAGGGTGAGAGTAATACCATATCTTTTGGAGGTTTTGATGACGAGAATGGGACAGATAATCCCTCTGGTGGGATCATTAGCAGTTACGACTTGTTAATGGCTAATCAGGCTTCTGCCCAGGCATCAGAAGTATCAACCCTGAGAGACTCAGTTGATCCCAATGTGGAAGTAAACATTAACGGTGCCATAAAGGTTGATGGAAAAATTGACACAAATTCCAAAAGTAAAGAGCCAAGGATGAGTAAGAAGGTTCCACCAAATAGCTTCCCTTCAAATGTCAAAAGCTTGCTCTCCACTGGTATGCTTGATGGGGTTCCTGTGAAATATGTTTCTTGGTCACGGGaggtataattttttatttttgtttttgtctaaATAATTTTCCCTTTAATCTGATAATCTGGAGAATGCTATGAAACTAATTAGTTTTTTGCCACGTTTATGCTGGGAAGAAAAATCTCAAGGGAATTATTAAAGGGACTGGATACTTGTGCAGTTGTGAGAACTGCAATCATTCAAAGGTAACTTGCGAAATTCAAGattccttctttctcttggGGTAGTAAGGAACGTACAGCTCTAATTATATGATTACGGTTCCTAAGTGAGTTGCATTGCACAGGCTCTCAATGCTTATGAATTTGAGAGGCACGCTGGCTGCAAAACCAAACATCCAAATAACCATATTTACTTTGAGAATGGGAAAACTATCTATGCTGTTGTTCAAGAGCTGAAGAACACCCCTCAGGAGATGCTATTTGATGCAATCCAGAATGTGACTGGCTCTCCCATTAATCAGAAGAACTTCCGTATTTGGAAAGGTAATTCTTGTTGTTTTAGCCTTTAACAATTTTTACATGAGCACATCAGTATAAATATGAAGAAATATGGAAGTTAACTGTAGGAgagatttgaagaaaaaaaggaatgaaagaATGAGAGAGAGCTGCAGGGTGTTTCTCATTTTGGCTGGTCAAAGATGGGGGAGCCAAGAAGGTTTGTTGGGCTTTGATGGAatggttttataaaaccaCGCGAGTCATTATAGCACAAGAACAACCATGAGCCAAACCCTCTTTAGTTTCAAACCTCTTCCTTTGTTAGTTTTGTCATCTTCAAATTGTGCTCAATGCCTCAATCTGATAGGAATGGTATTTGGGTATTGATGGTATATATTTGGGATCCTCGTGAAGGAAAAGATAGTAGTTTGGTATCTTGTAGATTTCACATGTGCCTATACACTCTTTATAAGCTTACACACAGACGCACATATGAAAGTAGTGTTtataggtttaattttttatcttataaaaaagtaagcttaattttagaaaacaaaagataaaatggTGTAATCATTTGAGTCCGAGggctatttatttatttatttatttttgaggTGGAGCTCCCCTCACAATATGTAGAGAGCCACTTACTTTTTCAGGAAGAAAATTATCAGAATCTAGTAGAACACCTATTGTGTatgtctattttttaaaaataaaatttatagtaaGCATTTATATTGAAGATtctcactttttctttcattcctaCTCCACAGCATCTTATCAAGCTGCCACCCTCGAACTCCAGCGTATTTATGGAAAAGATGAAGTAATTATGCCTTCTTGAGATGgggattttcctttttaattttgaggtaGGCTATGTGTTGTcattcatttttacttttaatacaTGACGAAGCCCATGTCTACAAATATATGCTTTTCTGTTTAATCTAGATTAAGTTGATAGAATATCGAGGGGAAGTTTTGGATAACCATATACTTGTAAGTAGGTGGCTAATGGCTTTGGATTGTGCAATTGGATGCACGGTGCCATTTCCTACCTCACCTTTAGTAACTAAGATAGTGCTCCCAACTGTTTTATTTTGCtcccaaaattttgagttgtaaagattaaagaaagatCATGTGACAGCATAGTGTAAAGTGTTGTTACATTTACAACTTTAAGacatgaaatagaaaaatagtgaTCAAAATGTTTAGAAGCCATCTCATTGGTTCTTTTTCAGGAATATTCATCTTtatgtttcttattaaaaaatgtttcgaAGCAGAACTAACTACTGTACCATCTTAGTTTTCCCATCTCACTCTTTTACTA encodes:
- the LOC101206313 gene encoding uncharacterized protein LOC101206313; protein product: MSFQHKSFWIPRDAGCLTDGEMNYDSSSRIETKRGHQWFMDGSAPELFSSKKQAIEAVNSRPVPGVPHMNVSPWENSSFQSVPGHFTDRLFGSEPIRTVNLVDRGISVGNANMDMGRKEFENHFTNNPSVGLSMSQSIEDPSSCLNFGGIRKVKVNQVRDPDVGMPASLGHAYTRGDNCTISMGTGFNKNHENTISLGQTYNSRDENAISVGPAYHKTDDNFISMGHAFSKGDGSFITIGHNYSKGDNSILSMNQPFDKGDDSFISMGQSYEKAEGNIISFASYNKGQENFISMGPAYSKAGDTFISMASSFNKGNDDNLSMAPTYDKVNSDIVHVGPKFDKADSGAVSMAHNYHKGESNTISFGGFDDENGTDNPSGGIISSYDLLMANQASAQASEVSTLRDSVDPNVEVNINGAIKVDGKIDTNSKSKEPRMSKKVPPNSFPSNVKSLLSTGMLDGVPVKYVSWSREKNLKGIIKGTGYLCSCENCNHSKALNAYEFERHAGCKTKHPNNHIYFENGKTIYAVVQELKNTPQEMLFDAIQNVTGSPINQKNFRIWKASYQAATLELQRIYGKDEVIMPS